The genomic region GCCGCTTCTCCGGCTGGTCGCTGCGCAGGCGGGTGACGGCGACGGGGACGGTACGCCCGTGGGGCCTCGAGTAGTCGAGTGGGACGGGCAGCGTCGCGCACTCCTGCCCGGCAGGTCCGGTGGTGCCGGCGGGCAGTTCGCACGGTTGCCAGTCGAGCCGCGGAACCGGCTCGGGCTCCGGGCCGGCCGCTCGGGCGACCCCTGGGGCGGTGGTCACCGTGGCCGCCACCGCTGTGGCACAGAGCGTCAGAAACAGTGTGTTGCGGGTCCAGTTCGTCATGGGGGTAAGCGTGGCCGAGCCATGGGCGGCTGCCCATGCGGCAGGCAGGCGTTCCGAGGGTGGGGAAAGCCCCTCGGGCACCCTGCGGAACACGCCCGGGCCCGGAAACCGGCAGGACGCCGGCGGACGCGTAACCCCCCGCGTTCAGAGCGGCGTTGACGTCGGCGAGCCGGTGCGGGGGGACGGCGGAGTCGAGGAGCGGCGGACCGCCGGGCCGCCTCATGCGCCGGCCCGCCCGGCAAGGGGCGCGGTTATCATCGGAGCCATGAGCGCTGAGCCCTCGCACCCCGTCCCCCTGCGCGCTTCCGACGCGGACCGCGAAGCCGTCGTGACGGAGTTGCAGGAGGCGGCGGCCGACGGCCGTATCGACCTCGACGAGTTGGGCGCGCGGCTGGAAGTGGCTCTGGCTGCCAGGACACACGACGAACTGGCGCCGCTCACCGCCGATCTGCTGCCCGCCGTGCCGCCGGCTCCGCCTCTGCTGCTCAAGGGTGGCGTCGCCGGCGCGGTGCGGGAGGGGGTGTGGCGCGTACCCGAGCAGATCAGGGCGTACGGCGGTATGGGCAGCGTCAAGATCGACTTCACACGTGTCGAGTGCCGGCTGCGTGTGGTGGAGATCGAGGTGGACGGGCAGGCCGGTGGTGTCGAGATCGTCATCCCCGACGGCTGGGTGGTCGAGGTGGGGGAGCTGGATCCCGGCCTGGCGGGCCTGCGGAACAGGACGACTGCCGAGAAGCTCCCGGGATCACCCCTGATCCGCCTGACCGGCACCTGCGGGATGGGCGGGGTGACTGTCCGTCACCCCAAGCGTGGTGAACGCCGCAAGCTGCTGCGGGAAGGCGGCTGAGCAGGGCCCTGCCTCGGCATCGGCCGCATGGCCGTCCGGGCGCCTTCAGTGGGTCGCTGTCTCCCGAAACCGTTCCCGGTAGGCGCGAGCCGTGGAGATGAGCCCGTCGAGCGCGTCCCGGGTGGTCGCGAGGTCGGTGATGTGCTGGGTGAGCCTGTCCCGTTCGAGGGCCATCCGCTCGAGCGCGGAGTCGGAGTTGTCCTGACTCGGCGCGTCGACGCAGGGGAGCAGCTCGGTGATCGTGCGGCTGGAGAGGCCTGCCGCGTACATCCGTTGGATGAATGCGACCCGCTCGGGCTGGTCGTCCGAGTAATGCCGTTGCCCGCTACCGCTGCGGACGCTGGTGAGCAGTCCTTGCTCCTCGTAGTAGCGCAGCGACCGGACGCTCGCTCCCGTCCGTGATGCGAGTTCCCCGATCCGCATGGGACCCCCTGTGATCTGTGGTGTGCGTCACAAGCCTTTGCCTCTGACATTGATGTGAGGTTTTAGCGTAATCGATGTGCCCGGCAGTCGGGCGCGGAGTATCGACGCAGGGGAGTTCTCGACATGACCGGCCTCTTCAACAGCTACCAGCTCGGTGATCTGACGCTGCCCAACCGGATGGTGATGGCCCCGATGACGCGGGTCCGGGCTGCCGCGGGCGGTCTCGCGACCCCCTCCATGGCCGCCTACTA from Streptomyces sp. QL37 harbors:
- a CDS encoding DUF1707 domain-containing protein, with product MSAEPSHPVPLRASDADREAVVTELQEAAADGRIDLDELGARLEVALAARTHDELAPLTADLLPAVPPAPPLLLKGGVAGAVREGVWRVPEQIRAYGGMGSVKIDFTRVECRLRVVEIEVDGQAGGVEIVIPDGWVVEVGELDPGLAGLRNRTTAEKLPGSPLIRLTGTCGMGGVTVRHPKRGERRKLLREGG
- a CDS encoding MerR family transcriptional regulator, translated to MRIGELASRTGASVRSLRYYEEQGLLTSVRSGSGQRHYSDDQPERVAFIQRMYAAGLSSRTITELLPCVDAPSQDNSDSALERMALERDRLTQHITDLATTRDALDGLISTARAYRERFRETATH